The Acidobacteriota bacterium genomic interval CCCCCCCCCCCCCCGGCGGCGGGGGCGGGGGGGGGGCGCCGGGGGGGCCGCCGGCGGGGGGGCGGGGGGGGGCCCCCCGCCCCCGCCCGCAGGCTCGCCCGGTCTGCCCGCAGGCCCGGCCCGCGGCGGGAGGTCCGAGAGCCGACCGGGCGCGCGAAACGATCCGCCGCGACCCGACGGCGGCGCGCCGGGTCCGATCCGCGGAGCACCGTCGAATGCGCCGCCCGCGAAGCCGTTCCCGTTGCCGTTCCCGGCCGGATACATGCCGCCGTTGGCCGCCGCATCGAACGCCGCGTCGAGCTCCTGAACGACCTGGTCCTGTAGAGCGAACAGATCCTCGAACGCACCGTCGACCTTTACGCCGGCCGCCACGGCGCCGCTCCCGGTGTCGACCAGACGCGCGGTTATCCGCATCCGATCGCCCATCCGCTGGTAGCCGCCGGCAACGAGCCACGCGGCGCCGAGCCGACGGCTCGCCTCGCGCACGACCCGTTCCGCATCAGCGGTCCCCGTCCACCCGGGATCGACGCCCGCCGCCGAGATCTCGTCCAGCAGTGCTTCACGCCCGACGACGGACACCTCGTCGAGCCGTTCGAGATCGGCCGACACCGTCTCGGCGATGCCGGTCCCGATCCAGTCGTCGGCCGCCTCCGCGGAAATGTTGAAGAAGGGGGCGACGGCAAGGGCGCCGTGCCGCGGCGAAGCCTGCGCCAGCGCCGCGGGGTCCGGCGCCGGTTGCGCGAGCGACGCGGCCGGAATCGCCGCGACGGGCAATGCGACCAAGCCTGCCAGCGCCCACGGCGCCGCGTGCCGGGCAGTGATTCTCACGGCGTGGTTCGGCAAGTAGTCCCCCCTTCGACCTGCCTTCCTTCAAGACGCCCGACCGCCGGTATGCGTTTACCGGTTCCGGAGCCGTTGCGAGCCGTCGGCGCGCGACCTCTGGTCGCGTTGGGAGTTTCGCTGGCGCGAAACTCCTATCCGGAAGCGAGCCGGTCGATGATCGCGCGCGTCATCTCCGTGCAGCGCAGCGACGACTCCCCCTCCCGCGCCAGGTCGGCCGTCCGGCAGCCGGCGTCGAGCGCGCCGCCGATCGCCGTCTCGACGGCATCGGCCTCGTCGCCCAGGCCGAGTGCGTGGCGCAGCAGCATGGCGGCCGAGGCGATGGCGCCGACCGGGTTCGCGGCGTTCTTGCCGGCGATGTCGGGCGCGGAGCCGTGCACCGGCTCGAACAGGCCGCCCCCGCCCCCGACGCTGGCCGACGGCAGGAGCCCCAGCGAGCCGACCACCGCGCCGGCCTCGTCGGAGAGGATGTCGCCGAAGAGGTTACCGGCCAGCATGACGTCGAACGATCCCGGGGCCGAGACCAGCCGCATGGCGCACGAATCGACGAGCTGGTGCTCGAGGTCCACGTCCGGATAGCGCGCGGCCACCTCGGTGACCACTTCCCGCCACAACCGCGAGGACTCGAGCACGTTCGCCTTGTCCACCGACGTGACCAGCTTCCGCCGGCCGCGGGCGCTCTCGAACGCGACGACCGCGATGCGCTCGATCTCGTGCGCGGCGTAGCGCATCGTGTCGAAGGCCTCCCGCCGGTCGTCCGTCCGGCCGCGCGGCTCGCCGAAATAGATGCCGCCGATCAGCTCCCGGACGATGAGCAAGTCGACGCCGTGCAGGGTGTCCGGCCGCAGCGAGCCCCCGTCCTCGAGCCCCGGCCAGACCCGCGCCGGGCGCAGGTTGGCGTAGACACCGAGCGCCTTGCGCAGCTCCAGCAATCCCGTCTCCGGGCGGCGCTCCCGCGGTCCCTCGCTGAAAGCCGGATCGCCTACCGCGCCGAGCAGCACCGCGTCCGCCGCCAGGCAGGTATCGAGCGTGGCGGGCGGCAGGGGCGGATCGCCGGCGCGCAGGGCGGCGGCCCCGAAGCGCGAGCGGGTCAGGGCGAAGTCGTGGCCGCGACCCGCGGCGACCGCCTGCAGGACGTCCGCCGCGGCGTCCACGACTTCGGGACCGATCCCGTCCCCGGGCAGCAGCGCGATGTTGGCGTGCATGCGAGGCTCAGGCCACGCCCCGGCCGGTCGCGGCAACCGGTGCGGCGGCCTGCAGACGCGCCACGATCGCCGTCACGTCGTCGTCGCTGACCGACTTCTGGCGGTCGGCCAGGGCGATGACCTCCCGGTAGACCCGATCGAGCTCGAACCGGCTCAGCTCGTGTCCGAGATCCTGGCAGCGCTTCTTCACCGCGTGCCGCCCGGAGTGCTTGCCGAGGACGAGCGTCGACTCGACGCCGACGTCCGCGGGGGTCATGATCTCGTAGGTGCGGCGGTCCTTGATCACGCCGTCCTGGTGAATCCCCGCCTCGTGCGCGAACGCGTTGCGGCCGACGATGGCCTTGTTAGCCTGCACCGGCTCCTGCGTCAGCTCGGCCAGCAGCCGGCTCGTCTGCACGAGCTGGGTGGTATCGATTGCGGTCGCGTAGGGCAGGCGGTCGGGCTTGACCCGCGTCGCCATGACGATCTCTTCCAGCGAAGCGTTGCCCGCGCGCTCCCCGATGCCGTTGATGGTGCACTCCACCTGGCGCACGCCGGCCCGCATCGCGGCCAGCGAGTTGGCCACGGCCAGGCCGAGGTCGTCGTGACAGTGGGCGCTGAAGACGACGCCGTCGGCGCCGCGCACCCGGCCGCGCACCTCGGCGAAGAACTCCTCGATCTCCTCAGGCGTGCAATAGCCGACGGTGTCGGGCAGGTTGATGGTCGTCGCCCCGGCGGCCATGGCCGTCTCGACCACCCTGCACAGGAAGTCCATGTCGCTGCGGGTCGCGTCCTCGGCCGAGAACTCGACGTCGTCCGTATAGCCCCGCGCCTGGGTCACGCCGTCGGTCACCGCCCGCAGGCACTCGTCCCGGCCGATCCGCAGCTTGCGCTCCAGGTGCAGGTCCGAGGTGGCGATGAAGGTGTGGATGCGCGAGCGCTCCGCCGGACGGAGCGACTCGCCGGCCCGCTCGATGTCGGCCGGATTGCAGCGCGCGAGGGCCGCGATCACCGGGCGCCGTATCTCCTGCGCGATGAGCTCCACGGCGTGCGCGTCGTCGTCGGACGCAATCGGAAAGCCCGCCTCGATGATGTCGGCGCCGAGCGCCTCGATCTGGCGCGCGAGCCGTATCTTCTCGTCCGTGTTCATCGAGAATCCGGGCGACTGCTCGCCGTCGCGCAGGGTGGTGTCGAAGATGATCAATCTGTCCTTGGCCATGGTGCTCCCGCCTGAATGGATGTGATGTCTTTACTCTATCCCGGCCTGCCCGCTGCAAGTCAAAGTTATAATTCTTACATAAAAATCAAGAGTGTTTATTCTGCCAAGCCGCCGCCGGGCGCCGTCGGGCAAGGCTTCCCGGACCGCCGACTCGCCGTGGACGTGTCCGGACCACCGCCGCCGGACCCGTCGAACTTCCTCCGCAACACGTTTTACGCTGATTTAACCGCCCGGTCATGGGCCGGTTACACCCCTTGGCTATCGTCTTCTCGACTTGCTGATGACGAGCACTTCAAGGTCGTCGGGCACAGACACCACGAAGTTGGAGAACGGAACCACATGCGCAGAATGATTGGGTCGATCCTGGTGTCGACGGTCATCGCCGCGGCGCCAGCCCACGCCCAGGAAGTCGGCTGGGTCGCGGGCGAGGTCATCGACCAGAACCTTGCCATCACGCTCCCGGGAGTGCCCGTCGAAGCGGTCGGCACCGGCCAGGTCGCCTACACCGATCTCGACGGTCGGTACCGGCTCGAGTTGCCCGTCGGGACACACGAGATCCGGATCGTCATGGCCGGCTACGCCGAGACGAGCGTGACCGTCGAGGTGCAGGCGGGCCGGTTGGCGGCGGTCCAGGTGGCCCTCGGCTCGAACGTCTTCGCCGAGGAGCTGGTCGTCACCGCGCCGACGCTGGAGGCCGATTCGTCGACCGCGGCCGCCCAGATGATGATGCGCATGCGCGCCCCGGCGGTGCAGGACAACATCGGCGCGGTCGAGATGTCGGCCAACAACGACTCCAGCGCCGCCGACGCCATGCAGCGCGTCACCGGCGTCTCCGTCGTCGAGGGTCAGTCGGTCTTCGTCCGAGGATTGGGCGAGCGCTACAGCAACACGACCCTGGCCGGGGCCACCCTGCCCACCACCGAGCCGGATCGCCGCGTGGTGCCGCTGGA includes:
- the leuB gene encoding 3-isopropylmalate dehydrogenase, with the protein product MHANIALLPGDGIGPEVVDAAADVLQAVAAGRGHDFALTRSRFGAAALRAGDPPLPPATLDTCLAADAVLLGAVGDPAFSEGPRERRPETGLLELRKALGVYANLRPARVWPGLEDGGSLRPDTLHGVDLLIVRELIGGIYFGEPRGRTDDRREAFDTMRYAAHEIERIAVVAFESARGRRKLVTSVDKANVLESSRLWREVVTEVAARYPDVDLEHQLVDSCAMRLVSAPGSFDVMLAGNLFGDILSDEAGAVVGSLGLLPSASVGGGGGLFEPVHGSAPDIAGKNAANPVGAIASAAMLLRHALGLGDEADAVETAIGGALDAGCRTADLAREGESSLRCTEMTRAIIDRLASG
- a CDS encoding 2-isopropylmalate synthase, yielding MAKDRLIIFDTTLRDGEQSPGFSMNTDEKIRLARQIEALGADIIEAGFPIASDDDAHAVELIAQEIRRPVIAALARCNPADIERAGESLRPAERSRIHTFIATSDLHLERKLRIGRDECLRAVTDGVTQARGYTDDVEFSAEDATRSDMDFLCRVVETAMAAGATTINLPDTVGYCTPEEIEEFFAEVRGRVRGADGVVFSAHCHDDLGLAVANSLAAMRAGVRQVECTINGIGERAGNASLEEIVMATRVKPDRLPYATAIDTTQLVQTSRLLAELTQEPVQANKAIVGRNAFAHEAGIHQDGVIKDRRTYEIMTPADVGVESTLVLGKHSGRHAVKKRCQDLGHELSRFELDRVYREVIALADRQKSVSDDDVTAIVARLQAAAPVAATGRGVA